One Cucurbita pepo subsp. pepo cultivar mu-cu-16 chromosome LG11, ASM280686v2, whole genome shotgun sequence DNA window includes the following coding sequences:
- the LOC111805335 gene encoding uncharacterized protein LOC111805335, whose product MQPQQSLRIDLCELKSQIVKKLGTDRSKRYFFYLNRFLSQKLSKNEFDKLCCRVLGRENLWLHNQLIQSILKNACQAKAAPPIPAAGYPKTSTQAAKISPVIEDGNEDGGAVFPTSTQGIPIWSNEGFPVSPRKCRSGIRDRKLKDRPSLLAPNLKVECISPQSACKEDGSCRIMLDNGNATSCDYQRPVQHLQGVYELPENNIEARVQRPSGKQVLQMQVEGTKVEDREEARQSNRSSLLRSRLLAPLGIPFCSASIGGAHKTRPVDCGGNFSFSDMGHLLDTESLRRRMEQIAAVQGLGSVSADCANILNKVLDVYLKQLIRSCVDLVGAWPAFEPEKPLAHNQQIQGKVINGMLPNNQLHRLHSNGNGEVVHERRLHCSISLLDFKVAMELNPKQLGEDWPLLLEKISMRAFTE is encoded by the coding sequence ATGCAACCTCAGCAGAGCTTGAGAATTGACTTGTGTGAATTGAAATCTCAAATAGTGAAGAAGCTCGGAACTGATCGGTCGAAACGGTACTTCTTTTACTTGAATAGGTTCTTGAGTCAAAAGCTGAGTAAGAATGAGTTTGATAAGTTATGTTGTCGTGTACTTGGGAGGGAGAATCTTTGGCTGCATAATCAATTGATACAGTCAATTTTGAAGAATGCTTGTCAAGCTAAGGCTGCACCACCGATACCTGCAGCAGGCTATCCGAAAACTTCGACGCAAGCTGCAAAAATTTCCCCTGTCATAGAAGATGGGAATGAGGATGGTGGAGCTGTTTTTCCTACTTCCACTCAAGGTATTCCCATTTGGTCCAATGAAGGTTTTCCTGTGTCCCCAAGAAAGTGCAGGTCTGGGATACGCGACCGCAAGCTCAAAGATAGGCCGAGTCTACTTGCGCCAAACTTGAAGGTTGAATGTATCTCACCTCAATCAGCATGCAAGGAAGATGGCAGCTGTAGGATCATGTTGGATAATGGCAATGCAACTTCGTGTGACTATCAGAGACCAGTGCAGCATCTGCAAGGAGTTTATGAACTACCTGAAAACAACATTGAGGCTAGAGTTCAGCGACCATCAGGGAAGCAAGTTCTACAGATGCAGGTTGAAGGAACCAAGGTTGAAGACAGGGAAGAAGCGAGACAGTCAAATCGATCGAGTTTACTTCGGAGTCGATTACTTGCACCTCTTGGTATTCCTTTTTGCTCAGCTAGTATCGGCGGGGCTCACAAAACAAGGCCTGTGGATTGTGGGGGCAATTTTAGCTTCAGTGATATGGGTCATTTGTTGGATACTGAGTCGTTAAGACGACGCATGGAACAAATTGCTGCAGTACAGGGCCTAGGCAGTGTTTCTGCAGATTGTGCTAATATTTTGAACAAGGTGTTGGATGTATATTTGAAGCAGCTAATCAGGTCTTGCGTTGACTTGGTTGGAGCATGGCCTGCATTTGAGCCTGAGAAGCCTCTTGCCCATAACCAGCAAATTCAGGGGAAGGTTATCAATGGCATGTTGCCAAATAATCAATTACACAGGCTACATAGCAATGGAAATGGAGAAGTTGTGCACGAGCGCAGATTACACTGCTCGATATCGTTGCTCGACTTCAAGGTAGCAATGGAGCTTAACCCAAAGCAACTTGGGGAAGACTGGCCTCTGCTACTGGAGAAAATTAGTATGCGTGCATTCACGGAATGA
- the LOC111805334 gene encoding probable E3 ubiquitin-protein ligase RHG1A isoform X2 translates to MDEYPSKRVANGYTSRRGPSAVMRDTANSRDQDGKYCSRIGCSGRLNSPKSTRSSYSEKLKSPLQSFRTSSSGKEIAGSSSRTYYAVRGSKKSVAETQRKRPTQLETDSSETSSTQDDSEISQGIPSNERIRKGLHVSLKSSDSTDDTVMEPRSSSVAPNTRGRRDFNQGSGMRNKDTLASSSVLMGSKSSRPTSRGGADPNLSKLKDTAKKRNSEAESSSTRGKKMNGSSSERRITSSGYGVSISGSRAAKNGTSNRENGIASVRSRTSINGTSRARSQSNRPDRNSTSLHESRSMIYQESQDHQPESAVDNNAHEVSTELISDHPISYRRSDSMNENILSHRPASPAEIGLTRSLTTRDSFRHYVIAEVLLALERIEHEEELTYEQATLLETNLFLSGLNVYDQHRDMRLDIDNMSYEELLALEESMGTVSTAVTEEALSQCLNRSIYQSTHAEDTIAGGSEYEDGVKCCICQEEYSNGDEVGMLRCEHTYHEGCIQQWLQLKNWCPICKASVEEPASALPS, encoded by the exons ATGGATGAATACCCTAGTAAAAGAGTTGCTAATGGATACACATCCAGAAGGGGACCCAGTGCAGTTATGAGAGATACTGCAAATAGCAGAGACCAAGATGGTAAATATTGTAGCCGAATTGGCTGCAGTGGCAGACTAAATTCCCCAAAGAGCACGCGGAGTAGCTATTCAGAGAAGCTTAAATCTCCATTGCAGTCTTTTCGAACCTCTTCAAGTGGCAAAGAAATAGCTGGAAGTTCCTCTCGAACTTACTATGCTGTTAGAGGTTCCAAGAAATCTGTAGCTGAAACTCAGAGAAAACGACCGACCCAGTTAGAAACAGACTCTTCAGAAACTAGTAGCACTCAGGATGATTCAGAGATTTCACAAGGCATCCCATCAAATGAAAGGATACGAAAAGGTCTTCATGTTAGTCTTAAAAGTTCCGATTCCACCGATGACACAGTGATGGAACCACGAAGCTCCAGTGTTGCTCCGAACACAAGAGGACGAAGGGATTTCAATCAAGGTTCTGGAATGCGTAATAAAGACACTCTGGCAAGTTCTTCTGTGTTGATGGGGTCTAAAAGTTCTCGCCCAACATCACGTGGTGGTGCAG ATCCAAATCTTAGTAAACTGAAGGATACagcaaagaaaaggaattCTGAAGCGGAAAGTAGCTCTacaagaggaaagaaaatgaacgGATCATCTTCAGAAAGAAGGATTACTAGCTCTGGTTATGGCGTTTCTATATCTGGTTCAAGAGCAGCCAAAAATGGAACTTCTAACAGGGAAAATGGTATTGCATCAGTTCGGTCTAGGACATCAATTAATGGGACATCAAGAGCAAGATCACAAAGCAACAGACCCGACAGAAACAGTACATCTTTGCACGAGTCCCGGTCCATGATCTATCAGGAGTCGCAAGACCATCAACCTGAAAGCGCTGTTGATAATAATGCACATGAAGTCTCTACAGAGTTGATTTCAGATCACCCAATTTCTTACAGAAGGTCAGATAGTATGAATGAGAATATACTTAGTCATAGACCTGCTAGTCCTGCAGAAATCGGTTTGACTCGCTCTCTAACAACTCGAGATAGCTTTCGGCACTATGTTATTGCAGAG GTATTGTTGGCGCTTGAAAGGATTGAACACGAAGAAGAGCTAACATATGAG CAAGCAACTCTTTTAGAGACCAACCTTTTCCTTAGTGGCTTAAACGTCTACGACCAGCATAGAGACATGAGGCTCGATATCGATAACATGTCATATGAG GAATTACTCGCTCTAGAAGAGAGTATGGGAACTGTGAGTACAGCAGTTACTGAGGAAGCATTGTCACAATGCTTGAATAGAAGCATATATCAGTCTACACATGCAGAGGATACAATTGCCGGTGGCAGTGAGTACGAGGATGGCGTCAAATGCTGTATCTGCCAG GAGGAGTACTCAAATGGAGATGAAGTCGGGATGCTGCGATGCGAGCATACTTACCATGAAGGGTGTATACAACAGTGGCTGCAGCTGAAGAACTGGTGCCCCATATGCAAAGCATCTGTGGAGGAACCTGCTTCGGCTTTGCCTtcataa
- the LOC111805334 gene encoding probable E3 ubiquitin-protein ligase RHG1A isoform X1 yields the protein MDEYPSKRVANGYTSRRGPSAVMRDTANSRDQDGKYCSRIGCSGRLNSPKSTRSSYSEKLKSPLQSFRTSSSGKEIAGSSSRTYYAVRGSKKSVAETQRKRPTQLETDSSETSSTQDDSEISQGIPSNERIRKGLHVSLKSSDSTDDTVMEPRSSSVAPNTRGRRDFNQGSGMRNKDTLASSSVLMGSKSSRPTSRGGAGRHTLRNFRCNSISDVISSGCSSSDPNLSKLKDTAKKRNSEAESSSTRGKKMNGSSSERRITSSGYGVSISGSRAAKNGTSNRENGIASVRSRTSINGTSRARSQSNRPDRNSTSLHESRSMIYQESQDHQPESAVDNNAHEVSTELISDHPISYRRSDSMNENILSHRPASPAEIGLTRSLTTRDSFRHYVIAEVLLALERIEHEEELTYEQATLLETNLFLSGLNVYDQHRDMRLDIDNMSYEELLALEESMGTVSTAVTEEALSQCLNRSIYQSTHAEDTIAGGSEYEDGVKCCICQEEYSNGDEVGMLRCEHTYHEGCIQQWLQLKNWCPICKASVEEPASALPS from the exons ATGGATGAATACCCTAGTAAAAGAGTTGCTAATGGATACACATCCAGAAGGGGACCCAGTGCAGTTATGAGAGATACTGCAAATAGCAGAGACCAAGATGGTAAATATTGTAGCCGAATTGGCTGCAGTGGCAGACTAAATTCCCCAAAGAGCACGCGGAGTAGCTATTCAGAGAAGCTTAAATCTCCATTGCAGTCTTTTCGAACCTCTTCAAGTGGCAAAGAAATAGCTGGAAGTTCCTCTCGAACTTACTATGCTGTTAGAGGTTCCAAGAAATCTGTAGCTGAAACTCAGAGAAAACGACCGACCCAGTTAGAAACAGACTCTTCAGAAACTAGTAGCACTCAGGATGATTCAGAGATTTCACAAGGCATCCCATCAAATGAAAGGATACGAAAAGGTCTTCATGTTAGTCTTAAAAGTTCCGATTCCACCGATGACACAGTGATGGAACCACGAAGCTCCAGTGTTGCTCCGAACACAAGAGGACGAAGGGATTTCAATCAAGGTTCTGGAATGCGTAATAAAGACACTCTGGCAAGTTCTTCTGTGTTGATGGGGTCTAAAAGTTCTCGCCCAACATCACGTGGTGGTGCAGGTAGGCATACCTTGAGAAATTTCAGATGTAATTCGATATCTGATGTCATCTCATCGGGTTGTTCTTCATCAGATCCAAATCTTAGTAAACTGAAGGATACagcaaagaaaaggaattCTGAAGCGGAAAGTAGCTCTacaagaggaaagaaaatgaacgGATCATCTTCAGAAAGAAGGATTACTAGCTCTGGTTATGGCGTTTCTATATCTGGTTCAAGAGCAGCCAAAAATGGAACTTCTAACAGGGAAAATGGTATTGCATCAGTTCGGTCTAGGACATCAATTAATGGGACATCAAGAGCAAGATCACAAAGCAACAGACCCGACAGAAACAGTACATCTTTGCACGAGTCCCGGTCCATGATCTATCAGGAGTCGCAAGACCATCAACCTGAAAGCGCTGTTGATAATAATGCACATGAAGTCTCTACAGAGTTGATTTCAGATCACCCAATTTCTTACAGAAGGTCAGATAGTATGAATGAGAATATACTTAGTCATAGACCTGCTAGTCCTGCAGAAATCGGTTTGACTCGCTCTCTAACAACTCGAGATAGCTTTCGGCACTATGTTATTGCAGAG GTATTGTTGGCGCTTGAAAGGATTGAACACGAAGAAGAGCTAACATATGAG CAAGCAACTCTTTTAGAGACCAACCTTTTCCTTAGTGGCTTAAACGTCTACGACCAGCATAGAGACATGAGGCTCGATATCGATAACATGTCATATGAG GAATTACTCGCTCTAGAAGAGAGTATGGGAACTGTGAGTACAGCAGTTACTGAGGAAGCATTGTCACAATGCTTGAATAGAAGCATATATCAGTCTACACATGCAGAGGATACAATTGCCGGTGGCAGTGAGTACGAGGATGGCGTCAAATGCTGTATCTGCCAG GAGGAGTACTCAAATGGAGATGAAGTCGGGATGCTGCGATGCGAGCATACTTACCATGAAGGGTGTATACAACAGTGGCTGCAGCTGAAGAACTGGTGCCCCATATGCAAAGCATCTGTGGAGGAACCTGCTTCGGCTTTGCCTtcataa